CATCTCCGTTCCCCATCAGAATCGTCATGTCTTGAGCGTGCATTGGAGCGACACCGACCCAAACCGGCTTCCCCCATCCGAAATCCGCTTCATAGAATCCAAACTTACTCCAATCGCTAAACCATAGAGTCGTGGCACCAACTCCGGGAAGTGCATTCGCCACCGGTTTCAAAGAGGCACCGCCAAAACCAATCCGACTACACTTTGCTATGGCCTTCCCAATAGCCTCCTCCATCAGATCCACCAGTCCCTGAATCCCCATCTCTGGCCCCGCAGGGCAGCTGCTAACCGCCTGCAACACAATATTACCACATGCATGTTTCTGCAGAGGTGGCACTGTTCTCCCCCTCATGTTAACTGCATGACTGATGTAACAGCCGTCTCCAGATCGGCCAATCAGCGCTTTCGCTATCACAGCAgacaccaccaccaccttcGAAACCATCCCTCCCCCGTCTTTAACCCTTAACTTCGACCTAGCCCTGTCTATACCTTCCTTGTTAAAGCAAAACCTTCTACACACTATCCCATGATTTCCCTCTGTTCTGGAAGATTCCACTTTAGACCAATTTCTTCCAGGGAAAAGCGCGGTAGATTCATAAAAAGTTGGGATAGCATCAGGACCTGCTGGAGGAAAAAGTTGGATAACAACAAGACTGATGTTCATAAAAAGTTGGGATAGCAGCAAGACTGATGTTCTCACCTGAACTGCTGGAGGCATTCCACCAGGCAGAAATGAACGTCGAGAGTGAACAAGTG
The nucleotide sequence above comes from Salvia hispanica cultivar TCC Black 2014 chromosome 5, UniMelb_Shisp_WGS_1.0, whole genome shotgun sequence. Encoded proteins:
- the LOC125187827 gene encoding pelargonidin 3-O-(6-caffeoylglucoside) 5-O-(6-O-malonylglucoside) 4'''-malonyltransferase-like, which translates into the protein MRANVVRRKLIKPSSPTPQNLQNYKISCIDELAPSTNIGVILFYPSKPPRITQKLEESLQKILPQFYVLAGRYIKTDQSINCSDEGVEFVEAEAPDVELANIVGTSEQLNDLLPRRSHQMDGESDPLLSVQITHLKCGGLVIGVSVSHRIFDTCSLSTFISAWWNASSSSGPDAIPTFYESTALFPGRNWSKVESSRTEGNHGIVCRRFCFNKEGIDRARSKLRVKDGGGMVSKVVVVSAVIAKALIGRSGDGCYISHAVNMRGRTVPPLQKHACGNIVLQAVSSCPAGPEMGIQGLVDLMEEAIGKAIAKCSRIGFGGASLKPVANALPGVGATTLWFSDWSKFGFYEADFGWGKPVWVGVAPMHAQDMTILMGNGDGDGIEAWVHLSKEDMKVFEQNQDIRPFVTYDSNR